A region from the Anoplolepis gracilipes chromosome 2, ASM4749672v1, whole genome shotgun sequence genome encodes:
- the LOC140676389 gene encoding uncharacterized protein: protein MENVQQKERDLLERSHQVTTLGEYFGWLQHCEEFIEELEERSRVKRPRLSIGNRQSLVTRIARLEGAKTRLQRQFIPSGGDYSSENNSERLIWREIDTAFESRILTGAVINYNHIEPRQFLEDASDIVLEHVRDVMQKHNSVKVNTVFNGEFVAGDKHANKSINTRNCELLHTSDLREWYERRVVEPILASLEEFQERDSGWALSRILNLTVNINKYNPMRAGCYVQLSRKIIMKRAVVNVQSKDNACFAWAVVAALYPAERCAHRQSSYPHYTTVLNLQDIEFPVTLNQIKKFEIYNDISINVYSFENENIVPIHLTEQKRDKHVNLLYVQDAQDIGHFAWIKNLSRLVSMQLSKHKTKKYICDRYVYLIKLSKNI from the coding sequence atggaaaacgtgcagcagaaagaacgcgacttgttggagcgttcccaccaagtcaccacattgggtgaatattttggatggctgcagcattgcgaggagtttatcgaagagcttGAAGAACGCAGCCGTGTCAAGCGTCCACGACTCTCGATCGGAAATAGACAATCTTTGGTGACAAGAATTGCGCGACTCGAGGgtgcaaaaactcgattgcAGAGACAGTTTATACCCAGTGGTGGTGATTATAGTAGTGAAAATAACTCGGAGAGACTCATATGGCGAGAGATTGATACGGCGTTTGAGAGCCGCATCTTGActggtgcggttataaattataatcacatcgaacctcgtcaatttttggaagatgcgagtgacattgtgctcgagcacgtgcgagacgttatgcaaaaacataacagtgtgaaagtgaatacagtgtttaacggcgagtttgtggcgggcgataagcatgccaataaatcaatcaatacgagaaactgtgaactcttacatacatccgatttacgcgagtggtatgagcggcgagtcgtcgagccaatccttgcatcgctcgaagaatttcaggaacgcgatagcggatgggcattatcgcgtatactaaatttgactgtaaatataaataaatataatcctatgcgcgccggatgttacgtgcaattatcgcgaaagataataatgaaacgcgcagtggttaacgtgcaatctaaagacaatgcatgttttgcgtgggcggtagtggctgctctgtatccagCTGAAAGATGCGCACACCGACAATCATCGTACccgcattatacaacagtactaaatctccaagatattgagtttccagtcactcttaatcaaattaaaaaatttgaaatttataatgacatttcaatcaacgtgtacagttttgaaaatgaaaacattgtccctattcaccttacggagcaaaagagagacaagcacgtcaacttgctctacgtgcaagatgcgcaagatatcggacattttgcatggatcaagaatctatctagacttgttagtatgcaactcagcaaacacaagactaaaaaatatatctgcgatcggtatgtatatttaataaaactgtctaaaaatatttaa